In Rhea pennata isolate bPtePen1 chromosome 22, bPtePen1.pri, whole genome shotgun sequence, a single genomic region encodes these proteins:
- the SLC2A1 gene encoding solute carrier family 2, facilitated glucose transporter member 1 isoform X1: METGSKMTARLMLAVGGAVLGSLQFGYNTGVINAPQKVIEDFYNRTWFYRYDESISPATLTTLWSLSVAIFSVGGMVGSFSVGLFVNRFGRRNSMLMSNALAFLSAILMGFSKMAYSFEMLILGRFIIGLYSGLTTGFVPMYVGEVSPTALRGALGTFHQLGIVLGILIAQVFGLDLIMGNESLWPLLLGFIFVPALLQCIILPFAPESPRFLLINRNEENKAKSVLKKLRGTTDVSSDLQEMKEESRQMMREKKVTIMELFRSPMYRQPILIAIVLQLSQQLSGINAVFYYSTSIFEKSGVEQPVYATIGSGVVNTAFTVVSLFVVERAGRRTLHLIGLAGMAGCAVLMTIALTLLDQMAWMSYLSIVAIFGFVAFFEIGPGPIPWFIVAELFSQGPRPAAFAVAGLSNWTSNFIVGMGFQYIAQLCGSYVFIIFTVLLVLFFVFTYFKVPETKGRTFDEIASGFRQGGASQSDKTPDEFHSLGADSQV, encoded by the exons GTGATTGAAGACTTCTACAACCGCACCTGGTTCTACCGATACGATGAGTCTATCAGCCCCGCTACCCTCACCACGCTCTGGTCCCTCTCCGTCGCTATATTCTCCGTTGGAGGCATGGTTGGATCCTTCTCCGTGGGGCTTTTTGTCAATCGCTTTGGCCG GCGAAATTCCATGCTGATGTCCAACGCTCTCGCCTTCTTGTCTGCTATCCTCATGGGCTTCTCCAAGATGGCCTACTCCTTCGAGATGCTCATTCTTGGCCGCTTCATCATCGGCCTCTATTCTGGCCTCACCACTGGCTTTGTGCCCATGTACGTGGGTGAGGTGTCACCAACCGCACTGCGGGGTGCCCTGGGAACCTTCCACCAGCTTGGCATCGTCCTGGGCATTCTTATCGCGCAA GTGTTTGGGTTGGACTTAATCATGGGAAATGAATCACTCTGGCCGCTGCTCCTGGGATTCATCTttgtccctgccctgctgcaaTGCATCATCTTGCCCTTCGCTCCTGAGAGCCCCCGCTTCCTGCTGATCAACCGCAACGAGGAGAACAAAGCCAAGAGCG TCCTAAAGAAGCTCCGGGGCACAACGGACGTCAGCAGCGACCTCCAGGAGATGAAGGAGGAGAGCCGGCAGATGATGAGGGAGAAGAAGGTCACTATAATGGAGCTCTTCCGCTCCCCCATGTATCGCCAGCCCATCCTCATCGCAATCGTGCTGCAGCTGTCCCAGCAGCTCTCGGGCATCAATGCG GTTTTCTACTATTCCACCAGCATCTTTGAGAAGTCAGGTGTGGAGCAGCCTGTCTACGCTACCATCGGCTCCGGGGTGGTGAATACAGCTTTCACGGTTGTTTCG CTCTTTGTGGTGGAGCGGGCCGGACGCAGGACCCTTCACCTCATCGGCTTGGCAGGGATGGCGGGGTGTGCAGTGCTCATGACCATTGCCCTGACGCTGCTG GACCAAATGGCCTGGATGTCCTACCTCAGCATCGTTGCCATCTTCGGGTTCGTGGCCTTCTTTGAGATCGGTCCAGGCCCCATCCCCTGGTTTATCGTGGCAGAACTGTTCAGCCAAGGTCCTCGTCCTGCTGCCTTCGCGGTCGCCGGGTTGTCTAACTGGACCTCGAACTTCATCGTGGGCATGGGCTTCCAGTACATTGCG caACTCTGCGGCTCCTACGTCTTCATCATCTTCACGGTGCTGCTTGTCCTCTTCTTCGTCTTCACCTACTTCAAGGTGCCAGAGACGAAGGGCCGGACCTTCGACGAGATCGCGTCTGGCTTCCGTCAGGGGGGCGCAAGCCAGAGCGACAAGACCCCGGACGAATTTCACAGCTTGGGTGCCGACTCCCAGGTCTAA
- the SLC2A1 gene encoding solute carrier family 2, facilitated glucose transporter member 1 isoform X2: MTARLMLAVGGAVLGSLQFGYNTGVINAPQKVIEDFYNRTWFYRYDESISPATLTTLWSLSVAIFSVGGMVGSFSVGLFVNRFGRRNSMLMSNALAFLSAILMGFSKMAYSFEMLILGRFIIGLYSGLTTGFVPMYVGEVSPTALRGALGTFHQLGIVLGILIAQVFGLDLIMGNESLWPLLLGFIFVPALLQCIILPFAPESPRFLLINRNEENKAKSVLKKLRGTTDVSSDLQEMKEESRQMMREKKVTIMELFRSPMYRQPILIAIVLQLSQQLSGINAVFYYSTSIFEKSGVEQPVYATIGSGVVNTAFTVVSLFVVERAGRRTLHLIGLAGMAGCAVLMTIALTLLDQMAWMSYLSIVAIFGFVAFFEIGPGPIPWFIVAELFSQGPRPAAFAVAGLSNWTSNFIVGMGFQYIAQLCGSYVFIIFTVLLVLFFVFTYFKVPETKGRTFDEIASGFRQGGASQSDKTPDEFHSLGADSQV, from the exons GTGATTGAAGACTTCTACAACCGCACCTGGTTCTACCGATACGATGAGTCTATCAGCCCCGCTACCCTCACCACGCTCTGGTCCCTCTCCGTCGCTATATTCTCCGTTGGAGGCATGGTTGGATCCTTCTCCGTGGGGCTTTTTGTCAATCGCTTTGGCCG GCGAAATTCCATGCTGATGTCCAACGCTCTCGCCTTCTTGTCTGCTATCCTCATGGGCTTCTCCAAGATGGCCTACTCCTTCGAGATGCTCATTCTTGGCCGCTTCATCATCGGCCTCTATTCTGGCCTCACCACTGGCTTTGTGCCCATGTACGTGGGTGAGGTGTCACCAACCGCACTGCGGGGTGCCCTGGGAACCTTCCACCAGCTTGGCATCGTCCTGGGCATTCTTATCGCGCAA GTGTTTGGGTTGGACTTAATCATGGGAAATGAATCACTCTGGCCGCTGCTCCTGGGATTCATCTttgtccctgccctgctgcaaTGCATCATCTTGCCCTTCGCTCCTGAGAGCCCCCGCTTCCTGCTGATCAACCGCAACGAGGAGAACAAAGCCAAGAGCG TCCTAAAGAAGCTCCGGGGCACAACGGACGTCAGCAGCGACCTCCAGGAGATGAAGGAGGAGAGCCGGCAGATGATGAGGGAGAAGAAGGTCACTATAATGGAGCTCTTCCGCTCCCCCATGTATCGCCAGCCCATCCTCATCGCAATCGTGCTGCAGCTGTCCCAGCAGCTCTCGGGCATCAATGCG GTTTTCTACTATTCCACCAGCATCTTTGAGAAGTCAGGTGTGGAGCAGCCTGTCTACGCTACCATCGGCTCCGGGGTGGTGAATACAGCTTTCACGGTTGTTTCG CTCTTTGTGGTGGAGCGGGCCGGACGCAGGACCCTTCACCTCATCGGCTTGGCAGGGATGGCGGGGTGTGCAGTGCTCATGACCATTGCCCTGACGCTGCTG GACCAAATGGCCTGGATGTCCTACCTCAGCATCGTTGCCATCTTCGGGTTCGTGGCCTTCTTTGAGATCGGTCCAGGCCCCATCCCCTGGTTTATCGTGGCAGAACTGTTCAGCCAAGGTCCTCGTCCTGCTGCCTTCGCGGTCGCCGGGTTGTCTAACTGGACCTCGAACTTCATCGTGGGCATGGGCTTCCAGTACATTGCG caACTCTGCGGCTCCTACGTCTTCATCATCTTCACGGTGCTGCTTGTCCTCTTCTTCGTCTTCACCTACTTCAAGGTGCCAGAGACGAAGGGCCGGACCTTCGACGAGATCGCGTCTGGCTTCCGTCAGGGGGGCGCAAGCCAGAGCGACAAGACCCCGGACGAATTTCACAGCTTGGGTGCCGACTCCCAGGTCTAA